ATCATGCCTACCAAGGAAGAAATCGAAGCAGAAATGTACGGAACAGGCCCACGTAAACGCAAAGAAGCCCAAGTCATTGACGATAATGAAGGATGGTTTTGGTGAGGTAGAAACAGTTATTTTACTGTTAGTCTATGAATTCGACTAATCTATTTTAAAACTTTTGAACCCTTGTATTTGCAAGGGTTTTCTTCTTGCCTTCTTTTTATGGTAAAATATTTCTGATAAAATATCTACATTTCCCCCAATCTTACAAAAATGTAAGATTAAAGTCTCTTTTGTAAGGTTAGGTTATGGCAAGCGGTCTTTTTTTGATGTAAACTAGACTCATAAAGAACAAAGGAGTAACATCATGAAACAAACCTTACATAAGAAAATAAGAAAACCAAGCCACAAAGATATCGAGCGTGTTCAGCTGGGATGCGCTATGATGCAAGCAACATTTCATTTGATGGGATATTAAGAAAGGAGATTCTCATGACACTTTTAGATGTAAAACACGTTCAAAAAATTTATAAAACACGTTTTCAGGGCAACCAAGTAGAAGCCCTCAAGGATATTCACTTTACCGTAGAAAAGGGCGACTACGTTGCTATCATGGGTGAGTCTGGTTCTGGTAAATCAACTCTTCTCAATATTCTAGCTATGCTGGATAAACCAAGTCGTGGGCAGGTTTACTTGAATGGAACTGACACCGCAACCATTAAAAATTCACAGGCTTCTAGCTTCCGTCGTGAAAAATTGGGATTTGTCTTCCAAGACTTTAACTTGCTAGATACTCTGTCTGTTAAGGACAATATCTTGCTTCCGCTTGTCTTGTCAAGAAGACCCATTACGGAAATGATGAAGAAATTGGTGGTGACAGCTGAGAATCTAGGCATCAACCAATTGCAAGAGAAGTACCCTTATGAGATTTCAGGTGGGCAGAAACAGCGTGTAGCAGTAGCCCGCGCCATCATCACAGAACCTGAAATTCTTCTTGCGGACGAACCGACAGGAGCTCTTGACTCCAAGTCATCTGCAGCCTTACTTGATGTCTTTGATGAAATCAATGAGCGCGGTCAAACCATTCTCATGGTAACCCACTCAACAGCAGCAGCTAGCAGAGCTAAACGTGTACTCTTTATCAAAGACGGCATTCTTTACAACCAAATCTACCGTGGAGAGAAGACAGAGCGTCAGATGTTCCAAGAAATCTCTGATACCTTGACTGTCATGGCAAGCGAGGTGAATTAGTATGTTTCGATTAACCAATAAGTTAGCGGTATCGAACTTGATTAAAAACCGAAAACTCTACTATCCTTTTGCGCTGGCTGTTCTCTTGGCAGTCACCGTCACCTATCTCTTTTACTCTCTAACCTTCAATCCCAAGATTTCGGAAATCCGTGGAGGTGAAACAATTCAAGCTACCCTTGGATTTGGTATGTTTGTCGTCACCCTTGCGTCAGCCATTATCGTCCTCTATGCCAATAGTTTTGTCATGAAAAACCGTTCCAAGGAACTGGGGATTTATGGCATGTTGGGCTTGGAGAAGCGTCATCTGATCGGTATGACCTTTAAAGAGTTGGTGCTATTTGGAATTCTAACTGTTGGAGCAGGAATCGGTATTGGAGCCTTGTTTGACAAGTTAATTTTCGCTTTCCTACTCAAACTGATGAAATTGAAGGTTGAACTGGTTTCTACCTTCCAGATGAAAGTTGTCATTACAGTACTTGTTGTCTTTGGCTTGATTTTTCTAGGGCTCATGTTCCTGAATGCCCTTCGAATCGCCCGTATGAATGCCCTCCAGCTTTCCCGTGAAAAAGCTAGTGGGGAGAAAAAAGGTCGTTTTCTACCTATTCAAACCATCCTTGGTT
Above is a genomic segment from Streptococcus mitis containing:
- a CDS encoding bacteriocin ABC transporter ATP-binding protein; its protein translation is MTLLDVKHVQKIYKTRFQGNQVEALKDIHFTVEKGDYVAIMGESGSGKSTLLNILAMLDKPSRGQVYLNGTDTATIKNSQASSFRREKLGFVFQDFNLLDTLSVKDNILLPLVLSRRPITEMMKKLVVTAENLGINQLQEKYPYEISGGQKQRVAVARAIITEPEILLADEPTGALDSKSSAALLDVFDEINERGQTILMVTHSTAAASRAKRVLFIKDGILYNQIYRGEKTERQMFQEISDTLTVMASEVN